A section of the Candidatus Omnitrophota bacterium genome encodes:
- a CDS encoding 30S ribosomal protein S1, whose protein sequence is MKSQNDTLESLYGGSFKNFKDGQIVKGKVVNISSKEAMIDIGYKSEGMIPLIEFDSNELVIGAEVEVLIESLEADDGTIVLSKEKVRRMKGWDEICAAAEEGGQLLEGKVKAKIKGGYTLDVMGVDAFLPESLSTFRGKPQREIINNVFKFQVIKMNNQRRSLIVSRKDALAKERDSVKKQLWQELKIGDIRQGQVKAITDFGAFVDLGGVDGLLHITDMSWSRISHPSEIVAIGDKIEVMILNLDKDNSRVSLGLKQRTPDPWENVEERFPPETKVKGKIVNILNYGLFVELEKGIEGLVHISEISWSKRTADLKDTFAIGDMIEAKVLNVEPQTKRISLSIKQLEPNPWETASDKYTRDMKVTGAVRGFSEYGAFVELSDNLEGMIHVSDMSWTKKISHPQEVLRKGQRVEVIVLSVDAQNQKISLGLKQLTENPWPKIAQEYELDKIVEAEVSSLTNFGVFVKLSDELEGLIYTGEIEPSVKETLKPGDKIKAKIIKVDVDAAKIGLSAKLE, encoded by the coding sequence ATGAAGAGTCAGAATGATACGCTAGAAAGTCTGTATGGTGGCAGTTTCAAAAATTTTAAAGATGGACAAATTGTAAAAGGCAAGGTAGTCAATATCAGCTCAAAAGAAGCAATGATAGATATTGGCTATAAATCAGAGGGTATGATTCCTTTGATAGAGTTTGATAGCAATGAATTAGTCATAGGAGCTGAAGTTGAGGTTTTGATTGAATCTTTGGAGGCAGACGATGGGACGATTGTTCTTTCCAAAGAAAAAGTTAGAAGAATGAAAGGCTGGGATGAGATTTGTGCGGCTGCAGAGGAAGGAGGACAACTTTTGGAAGGCAAGGTAAAGGCCAAGATTAAAGGAGGCTATACATTGGATGTTATGGGGGTCGATGCCTTTTTGCCTGAATCCCTATCTACCTTTAGGGGAAAGCCCCAGAGAGAAATCATTAATAATGTATTTAAGTTTCAGGTTATTAAGATGAATAATCAGCGTCGAAGTTTGATAGTTTCTCGCAAAGATGCCCTTGCCAAGGAGAGGGATTCTGTTAAAAAGCAACTCTGGCAAGAGCTGAAGATTGGAGATATTCGTCAAGGCCAGGTTAAGGCCATTACTGATTTTGGTGCATTTGTAGATTTAGGCGGCGTAGACGGCCTTCTTCATATAACAGATATGAGCTGGTCACGAATTTCTCATCCATCGGAGATAGTGGCGATTGGAGATAAAATAGAGGTAATGATTTTAAATTTAGACAAGGATAATTCTCGTGTGTCCTTAGGCCTAAAACAGCGCACGCCTGATCCTTGGGAGAATGTAGAAGAGAGGTTTCCGCCTGAGACAAAAGTAAAAGGCAAGATTGTTAATATATTAAATTACGGCCTGTTTGTAGAGTTAGAAAAGGGCATAGAAGGTCTTGTGCATATTTCCGAGATTTCCTGGAGTAAGAGGACGGCTGATCTGAAGGATACTTTTGCCATTGGAGATATGATCGAGGCCAAGGTCTTGAATGTTGAACCGCAGACAAAAAGGATTTCCTTAAGCATAAAACAACTTGAGCCAAATCCCTGGGAAACAGCCAGTGATAAATATACAAGGGATATGAAGGTTACTGGCGCTGTTAGGGGATTTAGTGAGTATGGTGCATTTGTTGAGTTGAGCGATAATCTAGAGGGAATGATCCATGTTTCAGATATGTCTTGGACAAAGAAGATCAGTCACCCTCAAGAGGTGTTGAGAAAAGGACAGCGCGTAGAGGTTATAGTTTTGTCTGTTGATGCTCAGAATCAGAAAATATCACTCGGGCTAAAACAGTTAACAGAAAATCCCTGGCCGAAGATTGCACAGGAATATGAGCTGGATAAGATAGTCGAGGCAGAGGTGTCCTCCCTGACAAATTTTGGTGTTTTTGTAAAATTATCAGATGAATTGGAAGGTTTAATCTACACCGGAGAAATTGAGCCCAGCGTTAAAGAGACATTAAAGCCAGGTGATAAGATAAAGGCAAAAATAATTAAGGTCGATGTAGATGCCGCCAAGATTGGCTTAAGTGCTAAATTAGAATGA
- a CDS encoding tyrosine--tRNA ligase, translated as MTKIGIGEQLTKIKRGIVEIISEPELIAKLESSLRQKARPLRVKAGFDPTTSDIHLGHTVLLKKLRAFQDSGHKVVLLIGDYTALIGDPSGQSQTRKMLTPEVVNRNAKTYLGQVSKILLMGKKHLEVRYNSEWFGKGWNGKDKVDLDKFLEITSRYNVARIIERDDFSNRLKDGKPISVLEFLYPLMQGYDSVVLNADIELGGTDQKFNLLIGRDIQRIYGKQPQVVITLPLLEGLDGKLKMSKTYNNYIGIAEKPDEIFGKIMSTSDELMLRFYDVLTEDNLGVVKKMHPKEAKLNLAEGIVSRFYSQKLAAKARSDFEAVFSQGKEPKKTSNYRLKDKNGETIFSVLTNSGLVSSGNEARRLLRDGAVRLANKVIKDEKFLVDSPAMLKVGKTRFLKITL; from the coding sequence ATGACTAAGATAGGAATCGGAGAACAGCTTACTAAAATAAAGAGAGGTATCGTTGAGATAATCAGCGAGCCAGAGTTAATTGCAAAGCTTGAAAGCTCATTGCGGCAGAAAGCACGGCCTCTAAGGGTAAAGGCAGGTTTTGATCCTACTACAAGCGATATCCACCTTGGACATACAGTCCTCTTGAAGAAATTGCGCGCCTTTCAAGATTCAGGACACAAGGTAGTCCTCCTGATTGGCGATTATACTGCACTTATTGGTGATCCTTCTGGGCAGTCTCAGACAAGAAAAATGCTCACGCCCGAAGTGGTTAACCGCAATGCCAAAACTTACTTAGGGCAAGTTTCTAAAATACTGCTTATGGGTAAAAAACATCTTGAGGTAAGATATAATTCTGAGTGGTTTGGTAAGGGATGGAATGGAAAGGATAAAGTAGACCTAGATAAGTTCTTGGAAATCACCTCTAGATATAATGTTGCCAGGATTATAGAACGCGATGATTTTTCAAATAGGTTAAAAGATGGCAAGCCTATCAGTGTCCTGGAGTTTTTATATCCTTTAATGCAGGGCTATGATTCGGTCGTGCTTAATGCTGATATTGAATTAGGGGGTACAGATCAAAAGTTCAATCTCTTGATCGGCCGTGATATACAGCGTATCTATGGCAAACAGCCTCAGGTAGTGATTACTCTGCCTTTACTTGAAGGCCTAGACGGCAAGCTAAAGATGTCCAAGACCTATAATAATTATATCGGCATTGCCGAGAAACCAGATGAGATTTTTGGTAAGATTATGTCCACATCAGATGAGCTTATGTTGCGTTTTTACGATGTGCTTACAGAGGATAATCTAGGCGTCGTCAAGAAAATGCACCCAAAAGAGGCAAAGCTGAATCTAGCCGAAGGTATAGTTTCCAGATTCTATTCACAAAAGCTTGCGGCTAAGGCAAGAAGTGATTTCGAGGCTGTATTTAGTCAAGGCAAAGAGCCAAAGAAGACTTCCAACTACCGCCTTAAAGACAAAAACGGCGAGACAATTTTTAGTGTGCTTACTAATAGTGGACTTGTCTCCTCAGGCAATGAGGCGCGGCGTCTGTTGCGCGATGGCGCAGTACGCCTTGCTAATAAAGTAATAAAGGATGAAAAATTCCTCGTTGACTCACCTGCTATGCTTAAAGTCGGAAAGACACGCTTCTTAAAGATTACTCTTTAG
- a CDS encoding diguanylate cyclase yields MKKKKISWDKNLIKVICVAMIISLAYSFSSHKITFLNILSLKTADLFNRLTYQLKPKPKELKEISLVVIDDESFMVLQKKWPWSRSFLSEFIDNLNEYRPKIISLDMVFTGESNNKDDDSALAEAIKNAGNVILASYIAPDKSYNEPYLPLQKAALGFGFVNKTRDKDLTVRNCRLLFPRKDLPGILKTSFGLKTFLRYHESDIKNDVSLNNRRMLINLKDVAKTTKQVIIPLSEKGTALINYQAKNKDFEIIPFHKIINKTASKASIHKKIILVGTTAEIFHDVYPTPLGLMPGVVINANEILMYLSGNFLKETPEIFSILLILIVAICTAIFTYKLSILKGSLLLALELLGLMLVSFLLSYQNLSFDYFGPIFIAAFLYLGTETYKYMRLLVEAAILKTMAITDGLTGLFVHRYLILKLDSEFAHAKEENTQLTFLIMDVDHFKKVNDTYGHEEGNVILKNVARIIQESSRRVDVVARYGGEEFCCILPNTTAKGASIYAERLRKSIEEFNFPYKGNQPLKVTISIGIASLTETDAQTPKELISFADKALYKAKETGRNKVCVFLIPERPPTK; encoded by the coding sequence ATGAAAAAGAAAAAGATATCCTGGGATAAGAATCTGATAAAGGTAATCTGTGTGGCGATGATTATAAGCCTGGCTTATTCTTTTTCCTCCCATAAAATTACTTTTTTAAATATCCTTTCGTTAAAAACTGCTGATTTGTTTAATCGCCTTACTTATCAGTTAAAACCTAAACCCAAAGAATTAAAAGAGATCAGCCTTGTTGTTATTGATGACGAATCATTCATGGTCTTGCAGAAAAAATGGCCCTGGTCACGAAGTTTCTTGAGTGAATTTATTGATAACCTAAATGAATACAGACCAAAGATCATTAGTCTGGATATGGTATTTACAGGAGAAAGCAATAATAAGGATGATGATTCGGCACTGGCTGAGGCAATTAAAAATGCAGGCAATGTAATTCTTGCAAGTTACATTGCCCCGGATAAAAGTTATAATGAACCTTATCTGCCTTTGCAAAAAGCAGCCTTAGGCTTTGGCTTTGTTAACAAGACACGCGATAAAGATTTAACCGTGCGTAATTGCCGCCTCCTGTTTCCAAGAAAAGACCTTCCGGGAATACTAAAAACCTCTTTCGGACTAAAGACCTTTTTGCGCTATCACGAAAGCGATATTAAAAACGACGTCTCACTTAATAATCGCAGAATGCTTATCAATCTAAAAGATGTGGCAAAAACAACAAAGCAAGTAATCATTCCTCTTTCAGAAAAAGGCACAGCATTGATTAATTACCAGGCAAAAAATAAAGACTTTGAAATCATCCCCTTTCATAAAATAATCAATAAAACTGCTAGTAAAGCAAGTATCCACAAAAAGATTATTCTCGTCGGCACGACTGCTGAAATCTTTCACGATGTCTACCCTACCCCCCTGGGCCTGATGCCAGGGGTAGTAATCAATGCCAATGAAATCCTAATGTACTTATCAGGAAATTTTCTAAAAGAGACGCCTGAGATTTTCTCAATCCTGTTGATTCTAATAGTTGCAATTTGCACCGCAATATTCACCTATAAACTCTCAATCCTTAAAGGTTCCCTTCTTTTGGCGCTAGAGCTTTTAGGGCTTATGCTTGTTTCCTTTCTGCTTTCCTATCAAAACTTATCCTTTGACTACTTTGGTCCGATATTTATTGCCGCATTTTTGTATCTGGGCACGGAGACATACAAATATATGCGCTTATTGGTTGAGGCAGCAATCTTAAAAACTATGGCGATTACTGATGGGCTCACAGGACTCTTTGTACATCGCTATCTAATACTTAAACTTGATTCTGAATTTGCACACGCAAAAGAGGAAAATACTCAACTTACATTTTTGATAATGGATGTTGACCACTTTAAAAAAGTAAACGACACTTACGGGCATGAAGAAGGAAATGTAATCTTAAAGAATGTTGCTAGGATCATCCAGGAGAGCAGCCGCAGAGTGGATGTCGTGGCCCGTTACGGCGGTGAAGAATTCTGCTGTATTTTGCCTAATACAACTGCAAAAGGCGCCAGTATCTACGCTGAACGTCTAAGAAAATCTATTGAAGAATTTAACTTCCCTTATAAAGGGAACCAGCCTCTAAAGGTAACAATCAGTATAGGAATCGCATCCTTAACTGAGACAGATGCCCAGACCCCTAAAGAATTAATCTCTTTCGCTGACAAGGCGCTTTATAAAGCCAAAGAGACAGGTAGAAACAAGGTGTGTGTTTTCCTCATACCAGAAAGGCCTCCTACTAAATAA
- a CDS encoding type II secretion system GspH family protein — protein sequence MKTKGFTLIEMVISIAVLAIIAVVLTPIVLQSIDLFLMSRTQEVLANESRFAMNWMSEEIKTECASFNTIDGMSLTFTTCATCDPPNTPISYDWDSANNRLIRTVGGGDDNDDILAERVSFAEFRVFDTVDLDMSAGQTNVSDFSTFDVRFVQIRLAITDDTGTKAYSLVTRIMPRYLQ from the coding sequence ATGAAAACAAAAGGGTTTACTCTTATAGAAATGGTTATTAGCATTGCGGTTTTAGCTATTATTGCTGTAGTGCTTACCCCTATTGTATTACAATCAATAGATTTATTTTTGATGTCCAGAACTCAAGAGGTACTTGCTAATGAATCAAGATTTGCCATGAATTGGATGTCAGAAGAAATAAAAACAGAATGCGCAAGTTTCAATACTATTGACGGTATGAGTTTGACATTTACAACCTGTGCAACGTGTGATCCTCCCAATACACCGATTTCCTATGATTGGGATAGTGCTAATAATAGATTGATTCGAACAGTTGGCGGAGGAGACGACAACGACGATATTTTAGCTGAAAGAGTAAGTTTTGCAGAGTTTCGGGTTTTTGATACAGTTGATTTAGATATGTCGGCAGGACAGACTAACGTGAGTGATTTCAGTACGTTTGATGTAAGATTTGTGCAGATAAGATTAGCGATAACAGATGATACTGGAACAAAGGCCTATAGCCTTGTAACTCGGATTATGCCGCGTTATCTGCAATAG
- a CDS encoding prepilin-type N-terminal cleavage/methylation domain-containing protein — translation MDKKGFTLVEIMIVVGVLALLMAISLPILSRMRQNANEAKTQAELNSLYKAVNMYYAYNGRYPSELSELSDYITIANIDNKYELNSDLP, via the coding sequence ATGGACAAGAAAGGTTTTACACTAGTTGAGATTATGATTGTAGTCGGGGTTCTTGCGCTGCTAATGGCTATTTCATTGCCGATATTATCAAGAATGCGCCAAAATGCAAATGAGGCAAAAACCCAGGCTGAACTTAATTCACTGTATAAGGCAGTTAACATGTATTATGCCTATAATGGCAGATACCCTAGCGAGTTGAGCGAATTAAGTGATTATATTACAATAGCTAACATTGATAATAAATACGAGTTGAATTCGGATCTACCTTAA
- a CDS encoding B12-binding domain-containing radical SAM protein, whose translation MKILLVNPSWKTKVSKKGHRFNRTFPPLDLMYCAAILEKAGIDVEIFDANADSKAKADIITLSRKYDKIIITSSPLYKWQCPNLDFETFLEFIAAFPKENLYLYGAHCCLFPEEVLEKSGAAGIIKGEPESMVLDLARKEKKYVPGLVYKQGGKIISNPKTELVDLNSLPLPAYHLVKQYKYNYEILGDRFMIFEGARGCPYKCTYCLQVMYGNTCRLKSSTKLIAEVETAISKFGIKNAYFYDETFTFNKKLVKELCNYLIKNKHGFRWTCQTRPDALSLEMLKMMKEAGCVLIHFGIESGSQRILERIEKQLTLEQIRNGIELTKSAGIQTACFFMFGFPEEIKEDFKKTIELAKQLNPTYASFHIATPYPGTKFYESIKGNRKTLDFPQSCPGGNYSLKELTTITRNAYYSFYLRPGYLAKRISGINIRTLPRELRLFIDFIK comes from the coding sequence ATGAAGATTCTTTTAGTTAACCCCAGCTGGAAAACCAAGGTAAGTAAAAAGGGGCACAGATTTAACCGCACCTTCCCTCCTCTTGATTTAATGTATTGTGCTGCTATATTGGAAAAGGCAGGTATTGATGTTGAGATCTTTGATGCAAACGCTGATAGCAAAGCAAAAGCTGATATAATTACTCTTTCAAGAAAATATGATAAAATAATTATCACCTCAAGTCCTCTCTATAAATGGCAATGCCCTAACCTTGATTTTGAGACATTCCTTGAATTTATCGCTGCCTTTCCAAAAGAGAATCTGTATCTTTATGGCGCTCACTGCTGCCTCTTTCCTGAGGAGGTTCTAGAAAAAAGTGGGGCCGCAGGCATAATCAAGGGCGAACCAGAGTCTATGGTGCTAGATCTGGCTAGGAAAGAAAAAAAATATGTCCCTGGCCTAGTTTATAAACAAGGCGGCAAGATAATCTCTAATCCAAAAACAGAATTGGTTGATTTAAACTCTCTACCCCTTCCTGCTTATCATCTTGTAAAACAATACAAATACAATTACGAAATCCTGGGTGATAGATTTATGATCTTTGAGGGTGCAAGAGGATGTCCGTATAAATGTACCTATTGCCTACAGGTAATGTACGGCAATACCTGCCGGCTAAAATCCAGCACGAAGCTTATTGCTGAAGTGGAAACTGCAATCTCAAAGTTCGGCATAAAAAACGCCTATTTTTATGATGAGACCTTTACCTTCAACAAGAAGCTGGTGAAAGAACTATGCAATTATCTGATTAAAAACAAACATGGTTTCCGCTGGACTTGCCAGACTAGGCCAGATGCACTAAGCCTTGAGATGCTAAAGATGATGAAAGAAGCAGGCTGTGTCCTCATTCATTTTGGAATTGAATCAGGCTCGCAAAGGATTCTAGAAAGAATAGAAAAACAATTAACCTTAGAACAAATAAGAAATGGTATTGAATTAACAAAATCAGCAGGGATCCAGACAGCTTGTTTCTTTATGTTCGGATTTCCAGAAGAAATAAAAGAGGATTTCAAAAAAACTATAGAGCTGGCTAAGCAACTAAATCCCACCTATGCCTCCTTCCATATTGCAACGCCCTATCCTGGGACTAAATTCTATGAAAGTATAAAAGGAAATAGAAAAACGCTTGATTTCCCCCAAAGCTGCCCGGGTGGAAATTACTCGCTAAAAGAACTGACAACGATTACTAGAAACGCATATTACTCCTTTTATCTAAGGCCAGGTTATCTCGCCAAGAGAATATCTGGAATTAACATTAGAACCCTGCCTAGAGAATTGCGGCTATTTATTGATTTCATAAAATAG
- a CDS encoding glycosyltransferase family 2 protein, producing the protein MDKEGISVIIPVYNEEDLIVKNTTKILNHLGKLKPNYEVMLSCNGCTDKSALLANELASKNSNVKVILSRRRGVGLAFRKAVGKACFDKIVSLDMDLTIDMSFIQKACNLLADFEVVIGSKVMGTQRRSKIRRWGSIIYIGIAHLLMGLPFHDYSPSAKAYRRKTLLQYLDFLSRDVGTSYVVETIYRIFKSGGKITEISVDCDDTRKSKFNIIDEAIYRYRHLFTLFLKSRFWVH; encoded by the coding sequence ATGGATAAAGAAGGTATATCAGTTATTATTCCGGTCTATAATGAAGAAGACTTGATTGTTAAAAATACTACGAAGATTCTAAATCATCTTGGGAAACTTAAACCCAACTACGAAGTCATGCTTTCTTGTAACGGCTGTACTGATAAAAGTGCTCTTTTAGCTAATGAGCTTGCTAGCAAAAATTCTAATGTTAAGGTTATTCTTAGTCGTCGCAGGGGCGTAGGGTTGGCCTTTCGTAAGGCAGTTGGCAAGGCCTGCTTTGATAAAATTGTATCCTTGGATATGGATCTTACTATTGATATGAGCTTTATTCAGAAGGCCTGCAATCTTTTAGCTGACTTTGAGGTAGTCATAGGCTCTAAGGTAATGGGGACGCAACGCAGATCAAAGATAAGACGCTGGGGAAGCATTATATATATAGGGATTGCGCATTTATTAATGGGACTTCCCTTCCATGACTATTCACCCTCAGCCAAGGCCTATAGAAGAAAGACCTTGCTTCAATATCTGGATTTTCTAAGCCGGGATGTAGGAACTTCTTATGTAGTGGAAACTATCTACAGAATTTTCAAAAGTGGCGGTAAGATTACTGAAATCTCTGTTGATTGCGATGACACTAGAAAAAGTAAATTTAATATTATAGACGAGGCCATATACAGATATAGACATCTTTTTACCCTCTTCCTTAAAAGCAGATTCTGGGTGCATTAA